In Microbacterium cremeum, a genomic segment contains:
- a CDS encoding DUF1349 domain-containing protein, which yields MRTTARRRTRAIASLGTALAVLVAGVLIAPSAHAAPIAAAAAPAPEGWPEFGYQGVITDKSKMIYNPTNEYIFPSVFHAGAHLDDPLGEWYLYTAPHDSPAGIVLMYSDSLEGPWIEYEANPIIASAWPPHYNVSHTSSPDAIWNDEAGKMFMYFHGENSVTRYATSDDGIHFEYGAIVVSNAMGGPNVTETSYARVFRHPDAESGFAYGMFYMGNERDNIRRIRLAESVDGITWTVDPAYVVVPGPEEGQNVSAADLWEWNGQLYVIYHASSGKSYARTIDETLREVGTEPIVLHQSSGLGADVGRVAAPEIVTHEGETYLFYESGDRLGATIAWAKEGADPVVEVPGGFPVDPENPVFDTCAAQGSDEFDGALGDVWDRVVREGAARHTVADGKLIVPTYTGGVAAAPLLQQELPEGAWQLTAPVEIDPTQTFQQAGLLLYATDTHYAKFDLGRATPGRTVELVYHRNGSNRQDSSPPAVAGTTKLWLRLTSDGTQITASVSYDGATFTGFGRPIQVADAGFTHVGPYAFRGSTAAAEITGSFDWFRWSPTTEEYEECLAGSQEQPLPPDAETAVPGAGVLSSTSGWAYGLHDGAFELRWNMWWGANAARLKVYENGLLIHTADLAAAGPKAQVVTVPVAGRVNGDYVYTAEAVNSQGVSSPAPLTVTVTDAAPGVPRLSTSNRDGDGDYAIAANLWWGTNATSWRLFEDDVEIASGDLAAATPDAQRVEVPLEGRARGEHRYVIEFENAAGSTRSAVLSVLVKT from the coding sequence ATGAGAACCACAGCGAGACGGCGCACACGCGCCATCGCCTCGCTCGGGACGGCGCTGGCCGTGCTGGTCGCGGGGGTGCTGATCGCGCCCTCCGCGCACGCGGCGCCGATCGCGGCCGCGGCAGCCCCGGCCCCCGAGGGCTGGCCCGAGTTCGGCTACCAGGGCGTCATCACCGACAAGTCGAAGATGATCTACAACCCCACGAACGAGTACATCTTCCCGAGCGTCTTCCACGCCGGCGCCCATCTCGACGATCCGCTCGGCGAGTGGTACCTGTACACGGCGCCGCACGACTCACCGGCGGGAATCGTCCTGATGTACTCCGACAGCCTCGAGGGGCCGTGGATCGAGTACGAGGCGAACCCGATCATCGCGAGCGCCTGGCCGCCGCACTACAACGTCAGCCACACCTCGAGCCCGGACGCGATCTGGAACGACGAGGCCGGGAAGATGTTCATGTACTTCCACGGCGAGAACTCGGTCACCCGCTACGCGACCTCCGATGACGGCATCCACTTCGAGTACGGCGCCATCGTCGTCTCGAACGCGATGGGCGGCCCGAACGTCACCGAGACCAGCTACGCGCGCGTCTTCCGGCACCCCGACGCCGAGTCGGGCTTCGCCTACGGCATGTTCTACATGGGCAACGAGCGCGACAACATCCGCCGCATCCGCCTCGCGGAGTCGGTCGACGGGATCACCTGGACGGTCGACCCCGCCTACGTCGTCGTACCGGGCCCCGAGGAGGGGCAGAACGTCTCGGCCGCCGACCTGTGGGAATGGAACGGCCAGTTGTACGTGATCTATCACGCCTCCAGCGGCAAGAGCTATGCCCGCACCATCGACGAGACCCTGCGTGAGGTGGGAACCGAGCCGATCGTGCTCCATCAGTCGAGCGGCCTGGGTGCCGACGTCGGCCGCGTCGCGGCGCCGGAGATCGTGACGCACGAGGGCGAGACGTACCTTTTCTACGAGTCGGGCGACCGCCTCGGTGCGACGATCGCCTGGGCCAAGGAGGGCGCGGATCCGGTCGTGGAAGTGCCCGGCGGATTCCCCGTCGACCCCGAGAACCCGGTTTTCGACACGTGCGCGGCGCAGGGCTCCGACGAGTTCGACGGCGCGCTGGGCGACGTCTGGGATCGCGTCGTCCGGGAGGGAGCCGCGCGGCACACGGTCGCCGACGGCAAGCTCATCGTGCCCACCTACACCGGCGGAGTCGCCGCGGCCCCGCTGCTGCAGCAGGAGCTTCCCGAGGGAGCGTGGCAGCTCACGGCACCCGTCGAGATCGACCCGACCCAGACGTTCCAGCAGGCCGGTCTGCTGCTCTACGCGACCGACACGCACTACGCCAAGTTCGACCTCGGACGCGCGACGCCCGGTCGCACCGTCGAGCTCGTATACCACCGCAACGGCTCGAACCGCCAGGACTCGTCGCCGCCCGCCGTCGCCGGAACGACCAAGCTCTGGCTGCGGCTGACCAGCGACGGGACCCAGATCACGGCATCCGTCTCGTACGACGGCGCGACCTTCACGGGCTTCGGGCGTCCGATCCAGGTGGCGGACGCGGGCTTCACGCACGTCGGCCCGTACGCGTTCCGCGGCTCGACCGCCGCGGCCGAGATCACCGGCAGCTTCGACTGGTTCCGCTGGTCGCCCACGACCGAGGAGTACGAGGAGTGCCTCGCCGGCTCGCAGGAGCAACCGCTCCCGCCCGACGCCGAGACGGCCGTGCCGGGGGCGGGCGTGCTCTCGTCGACGAGCGGATGGGCCTATGGCCTGCACGACGGCGCCTTCGAGCTTCGCTGGAACATGTGGTGGGGAGCCAACGCCGCACGGCTGAAGGTCTACGAGAACGGCCTGCTGATCCACACCGCGGATCTGGCTGCCGCCGGGCCGAAGGCCCAGGTGGTGACGGTGCCGGTCGCGGGGCGCGTCAACGGCGACTACGTGTACACGGCCGAGGCGGTCAATTCACAGGGCGTGAGCAGTCCCGCTCCGCTCACCGTGACGGTGACGGATGCCGCACCCGGCGTGCCGCGACTGTCGACGTCCAACCGTGACGGCGACGGCGACTACGCGATCGCCGCGAACCTTTGGTGGGGCACCAATGCGACCTCGTGGCGGCTCTTCGAGGACGACGTCGAGATCGCGTCGGGCGACCTGGCTGCGGCCACGCCCGACGCCCAGCGCGTCGAGGTCCCGCTCGAGGGCCGCGCGCGGGGCGAGCATCGCTATGTGATCGAGTTCGAGAACGCGGCCGGCTCGACGCGCAGCGCCGTGCTGAGCGTGCTCGTGAAGACCTGA
- a CDS encoding sugar phosphate isomerase/epimerase family protein produces the protein MSLSLNGGVDPRLSINQATIKHADLATALRVTSDAGVPAIGLWREPVQEVGLATAASMLADSGLRFTTLCRSGFFTMSEGPARRASIDDNRVAIEEAATLAAAGADDSTAILVLVAGGLPEGSRDLVGARERVRDAIGELAPDAAAAGVTLAIEPLHPMYASDRCVVSTLGQALDLAADFDPAVVGVTVDTFHIWWDPDVLASIERAGREGRIATYQVCDWKTPLAADVLLSRHYPGDGVIDFASLTAAVEATGYDRDIEVEIFNEEIWATDPLVAVQRTAAGFAASVSPHLRARVAG, from the coding sequence ATGAGCCTCTCGCTCAACGGCGGCGTCGACCCTCGCCTGTCGATCAACCAGGCGACGATCAAGCACGCCGACCTCGCGACAGCGCTGCGCGTGACCTCCGATGCCGGCGTGCCGGCGATCGGGCTGTGGCGCGAGCCCGTGCAGGAGGTGGGGCTCGCGACCGCGGCGTCGATGCTCGCCGACTCGGGGCTGCGCTTCACGACCCTGTGCCGCTCCGGCTTCTTCACGATGTCCGAGGGCCCCGCGCGACGCGCCTCGATCGACGACAACCGCGTCGCGATCGAGGAGGCGGCCACGCTTGCGGCCGCGGGCGCCGACGACTCGACCGCGATCCTCGTCCTCGTGGCCGGGGGGCTCCCCGAGGGCTCCCGCGACCTGGTCGGCGCGCGCGAGCGCGTGCGGGACGCGATCGGCGAGCTGGCACCGGATGCCGCGGCCGCGGGTGTCACGCTCGCCATCGAGCCGCTGCACCCGATGTACGCCTCCGACCGCTGCGTGGTCTCGACGCTCGGGCAGGCGCTCGACCTCGCCGCGGACTTCGACCCCGCCGTGGTGGGCGTGACCGTCGACACGTTCCACATCTGGTGGGACCCCGATGTGCTCGCCTCGATCGAACGGGCCGGCCGCGAGGGGCGCATCGCGACGTATCAGGTGTGCGACTGGAAGACCCCGCTGGCCGCCGACGTGCTCCTGAGCCGCCACTACCCCGGCGACGGCGTCATCGACTTCGCGTCCCTCACCGCCGCCGTCGAGGCCACCGGCTACGACCGCGACATCGAGGTCGAGATCTTCAACGAGGAGATCTGGGCGACCGACCCGCTCGTCGCGGTGCAGCGGACGGCCGCCGGGTTCGCGGCATCCGTCTCTCCTCACCTGCGAGCGCGCGTGGCGGGCTGA
- a CDS encoding dihydrodipicolinate synthase family protein codes for MPQLTLLSPLGAASTVELNDAPGHRKPTGPLRSRVAYAAAHVVPKTWADNTPGRPAEVDWDATLDFRRAVYSWGLGVADAMDTAQRNMGLDAAATRELIARSAQVAREEGGSVVVGVNTDHVEAEVISIDEVIAAYKEQLHFTEEQGAGPVLMASRHLARVAGSAEDYRRVFRDVLSAATTPVVLHWLGTAFDPVLEGYFGSPDWREASAVLLQIIEENAGKVAGVKMSLLNAASEVSVRERLPEGVRMFTGDDFNYVGLIGGDSIHGVSSRFARSTTEGSVVERGSEPSEGSVVERGSEPSEGSVVERGSEATETKRPGSTSKGYSDALLGAFAAITPVASAAIQALDAGDPARYVEILGPTEELSRHVFAAPTFYYKTGVAFLSWLNGHQDAFQMVSGLHSARSLPHLSRIVELANSSLALERPELAMIRWHGMLRHNGIDVPGVIA; via the coding sequence ATGCCGCAGCTCACGCTCCTCTCGCCCCTCGGCGCCGCGTCGACGGTCGAGCTCAACGACGCGCCGGGTCACCGCAAGCCCACCGGTCCGCTCCGCAGCCGCGTGGCGTACGCCGCCGCGCATGTGGTGCCCAAGACCTGGGCCGACAACACCCCCGGACGTCCCGCCGAGGTGGACTGGGACGCGACGCTCGACTTCCGCCGCGCGGTGTACTCGTGGGGGCTCGGCGTCGCCGACGCCATGGACACCGCGCAGCGCAACATGGGCCTGGACGCCGCGGCCACCCGCGAGCTGATCGCGCGCAGCGCGCAAGTCGCGCGCGAAGAGGGCGGCTCGGTCGTCGTCGGCGTCAACACCGACCACGTCGAGGCCGAGGTCATCTCGATCGACGAGGTGATCGCCGCCTACAAGGAGCAACTGCACTTCACCGAGGAGCAGGGCGCGGGCCCCGTGCTGATGGCCTCGCGCCACCTCGCGCGCGTCGCCGGGTCGGCCGAGGACTACCGGCGCGTCTTCCGCGACGTGCTGTCGGCCGCGACGACGCCCGTCGTGCTGCACTGGCTGGGCACCGCGTTCGACCCGGTGCTCGAGGGCTACTTCGGCAGCCCGGACTGGCGCGAGGCGTCGGCGGTGCTGCTGCAGATCATCGAAGAGAACGCCGGCAAGGTCGCGGGCGTCAAGATGAGCCTGCTGAATGCCGCGTCCGAGGTGTCGGTGCGCGAGCGCCTCCCGGAGGGCGTGCGCATGTTCACCGGCGACGACTTCAACTACGTCGGCCTCATCGGCGGGGATTCCATCCACGGCGTTTCGTCTCGCTTCGCTCGCTCAACGACCGAGGGGTCGGTCGTTGAGCGAGGGAGCGAACCGTCCGAGGGGTCGGTCGTTGAGCGAGGGAGCGAACCGTCCGAGGGATCGGTCGTTGAGCGAGGGAGCGAAGCGACCGAGACGAAACGGCCCGGATCGACGAGCAAGGGCTACTCCGACGCCCTGCTCGGCGCGTTCGCCGCGATCACCCCGGTCGCCTCGGCCGCCATCCAGGCGCTGGATGCCGGCGACCCGGCGCGCTACGTCGAGATCCTCGGCCCCACCGAGGAGCTCAGCCGCCACGTGTTCGCGGCGCCGACCTTCTACTACAAGACCGGTGTCGCGTTCCTGTCGTGGCTCAACGGCCACCAGGACGCGTTCCAGATGGTGAGCGGTCTGCACTCCGCGCGCAGCCTCCCCCATCTCTCACGCATCGTCGAGCTCGCGAACTCCTCGCTCGCGCTGGAGCGCCCCGAGCTCGCGATGATCCGCTGGCACGGCATGCTCCGCCACAACGGCATCGACGTTCCCGGGGTGATCGCATGA
- a CDS encoding Gfo/Idh/MocA family protein has protein sequence MTDTTLAPASAAASALSPVREIGIIMNGVSGRMGYRQHLVRSILAIRDQGGIDLPDGSKVTVKPLLVGRSEAKLAELAARHGIEDYTTDLDAALADPRWEIYADFLVTKARASALRKAIAAGKTIYTEKPTAETVAEALELAKLAKEAGVKTGVVHDKLYLPGLQKLKRLIDSGFFGRILSVRGEFGYWVFEGDWQPAQRPSWNYRAEDGGGIIVDMFPHWNYVLENLFGDVQTVYAQAAVHIADRWDEQGEHYTATAEDAAYGIFELEGDPEHGPIIAQINSSWTVRVNRDELVEFHVDGTHGSAIVGLFGAKIQHRNATPKPVWNPDLADDHDYDADWAEVPTNDVFQNGFRQQWEEFLASYVLGTEYEFDLLSGARGVLLAEAGLQSSREGRKVELPTLSLD, from the coding sequence GTGACCGATACGACACTCGCTCCGGCCTCGGCCGCGGCATCCGCCCTCTCGCCCGTGCGCGAGATCGGCATCATCATGAACGGCGTCTCGGGCCGCATGGGGTACCGCCAGCACCTCGTCCGCTCGATCCTCGCGATCCGCGACCAGGGCGGCATCGACCTGCCCGACGGCAGCAAGGTCACCGTCAAGCCGCTGCTGGTCGGCCGCAGCGAGGCGAAGCTCGCCGAGCTCGCCGCCAGGCACGGCATCGAGGACTACACCACCGACCTCGACGCCGCTCTCGCCGACCCGCGCTGGGAGATCTACGCCGACTTCCTCGTGACGAAGGCGCGCGCGTCGGCCCTGCGCAAGGCGATCGCCGCCGGCAAGACCATCTACACCGAGAAGCCCACGGCCGAGACCGTCGCCGAGGCGCTCGAGCTGGCGAAGCTCGCGAAGGAGGCCGGCGTCAAGACCGGCGTCGTGCACGACAAGCTCTACCTGCCGGGCCTGCAGAAGCTCAAGCGGCTGATCGACTCCGGCTTCTTCGGCCGCATCCTGTCGGTGCGCGGCGAGTTCGGCTACTGGGTGTTCGAGGGCGACTGGCAGCCCGCGCAGCGCCCCAGCTGGAACTACCGCGCCGAGGACGGCGGCGGCATCATCGTCGACATGTTCCCGCACTGGAACTACGTGCTCGAGAACCTGTTCGGCGACGTCCAGACGGTCTACGCACAGGCGGCCGTACACATCGCGGACCGCTGGGACGAGCAGGGCGAGCACTACACCGCGACCGCCGAAGACGCCGCGTACGGCATCTTCGAGCTCGAGGGCGACCCCGAGCACGGCCCGATCATCGCGCAGATCAACTCGTCATGGACAGTGCGCGTGAACCGCGACGAGCTCGTCGAGTTCCACGTCGACGGCACGCACGGCTCGGCCATCGTGGGCCTGTTCGGCGCGAAGATCCAGCACCGCAACGCCACTCCCAAGCCGGTGTGGAACCCCGACCTCGCCGACGACCACGACTACGACGCCGACTGGGCCGAGGTGCCCACGAACGACGTGTTCCAGAACGGCTTCCGCCAGCAGTGGGAGGAGTTCCTCGCTTCCTACGTGCTGGGCACCGAGTACGAGTTCGACCTCCTCTCGGGTGCGCGCGGCGTGCTGCTCGCCGAGGCCGGCCTGCAGTCGAGCCGCGAAGGCCGCAAGGTCGAGCTGCCGACCCTGTCGCTGGACTGA
- a CDS encoding beta-galactosidase: MLYGADYNPDQWPEEVWDEDVRLMREAGVNIVSLGIFAWSRIQPAENVWDFEWLDTVIGTLHAGGIRVNLATATASPPPWVSARYPETLPADESGAKYWPGSRQHFAPSSPTYRRLAGELVRRLAERYAQHPAVVMWHVGNEFGCHLPMDFSDAARDAYRVWLRDRYTTIAALNDAWGTSFWSQRYGSFDEIFPPRLAPYSHNPSSMLDYRRFTSDMLLECYLMEREILLEAGATQPITTNFMGPFKPADYRRWAPFMDVIADDCYPDPANPNRVRDAAFQRDLVRSLKPGVPWLLWEQATDAVNWRPSNPGKRPGALMAETAQSIARGADGIMFFQWRQSRAGSEKFHSAMLPHAGTETRVWDAVTELGARLAALPELPAPGHDAQVALVFDWESWWAVEERDHPTEVDYLALVLEWYGGFHARGIQVDIVGPEEVDRGYDLVVAPLLYLLREEGAAALERFVAGGGTLLTGPSTDIVDGHDQFRDGGFLTQLGPVLGVRFEDFGALSGVSTGGTGVGATQARDAGAVDGAGETVAFRMGDAVHRGRLVAERVHATGAEVVAVFDEGLAAGSPALTRHRHGAGEAWYVATQPTSHGPSAGGLEAGRLDAVGLDAGGLDAVGLDAGGLEAGGLEAVVAAVVEASGVRPVVADLPAGVEAARRGDLVTLINHGDETVEVSMSGTDAESGAVVDRVVLAPQGVAFVLAPAPRAPPPRPRPPPRPRPPPHTRPPPHTRPPPRPLPPPHTPPPSTPRPPPRVPLPPPPRPSSTAPQSLFVANALRTRRT, from the coding sequence GTGCTGTACGGCGCCGACTACAACCCCGACCAGTGGCCGGAAGAGGTGTGGGACGAGGACGTCCGCCTCATGCGAGAGGCCGGGGTCAACATCGTGAGCCTCGGCATCTTCGCGTGGTCGCGCATCCAGCCCGCCGAGAACGTGTGGGACTTCGAGTGGCTCGACACTGTCATCGGCACGCTGCACGCGGGCGGCATCCGGGTGAACCTCGCCACGGCGACCGCCTCGCCGCCGCCGTGGGTGAGCGCACGCTACCCCGAGACGCTGCCGGCCGACGAGTCGGGCGCGAAGTACTGGCCGGGCAGCCGCCAGCATTTCGCACCGTCATCGCCGACGTACCGGCGCCTCGCGGGCGAGCTCGTGCGCCGCCTCGCCGAGCGTTACGCGCAGCATCCGGCCGTGGTGATGTGGCACGTCGGCAACGAGTTCGGGTGCCACCTGCCGATGGACTTCTCGGATGCCGCGCGCGACGCCTACCGCGTCTGGCTGCGCGACAGGTACACGACGATCGCCGCGCTCAACGACGCGTGGGGCACGAGCTTCTGGTCGCAGCGCTACGGGTCGTTCGACGAGATCTTCCCGCCGCGGCTCGCGCCCTACAGCCACAACCCGTCGTCGATGCTCGACTACCGCCGGTTCACGTCCGACATGCTGCTCGAGTGCTACCTCATGGAGCGCGAGATCCTGCTCGAGGCCGGCGCCACCCAGCCGATCACGACGAACTTCATGGGGCCGTTCAAGCCCGCGGACTACCGCCGGTGGGCGCCGTTCATGGACGTCATCGCCGACGACTGCTACCCCGACCCGGCCAACCCGAACCGCGTTCGCGACGCCGCCTTCCAGCGCGACCTGGTCCGCTCGCTCAAGCCCGGCGTTCCGTGGCTGCTGTGGGAGCAGGCGACGGATGCCGTCAACTGGCGTCCGTCGAACCCGGGCAAGCGCCCCGGCGCGCTGATGGCCGAGACCGCGCAGTCGATCGCGCGCGGGGCCGACGGCATCATGTTCTTCCAGTGGCGGCAGTCCCGCGCGGGGAGCGAGAAGTTCCACTCCGCGATGCTCCCGCACGCGGGCACCGAGACGCGCGTGTGGGACGCGGTCACCGAGCTCGGCGCGCGCCTGGCGGCGCTGCCCGAGCTCCCCGCGCCCGGACACGACGCCCAGGTGGCCCTGGTGTTCGACTGGGAGAGCTGGTGGGCCGTCGAGGAGCGCGACCACCCCACCGAGGTCGACTACCTCGCGCTCGTGCTCGAGTGGTACGGCGGGTTCCATGCCCGCGGCATCCAGGTCGACATCGTGGGCCCCGAGGAGGTCGACCGCGGGTACGACCTCGTCGTCGCGCCCCTGCTGTACCTGCTGCGCGAGGAGGGCGCGGCCGCGCTCGAGCGGTTCGTCGCCGGCGGCGGGACGCTCCTCACCGGTCCCTCCACCGACATCGTCGACGGGCACGACCAGTTCCGCGACGGCGGGTTCCTCACGCAGCTGGGGCCGGTGCTGGGCGTGCGGTTCGAGGACTTCGGCGCGCTCAGCGGGGTGAGCACGGGCGGAACCGGTGTCGGCGCGACGCAGGCACGCGACGCGGGTGCCGTCGACGGCGCCGGCGAGACGGTCGCCTTCCGCATGGGGGATGCCGTGCACCGCGGGCGACTCGTCGCCGAGCGCGTGCATGCGACCGGCGCCGAGGTCGTGGCGGTGTTCGACGAGGGCCTCGCGGCCGGGTCGCCCGCGCTCACGCGCCACCGGCACGGCGCCGGTGAGGCCTGGTACGTCGCGACGCAACCCACGAGCCACGGCCCTTCGGCCGGCGGGCTCGAGGCCGGCAGGCTCGACGCCGTCGGGCTCGACGCCGGCGGGCTCGACGCCGTCGGGCTCGACGCCGGCGGGCTGGAGGCCGGCGGGCTCGAGGCCGTCGTCGCGGCCGTGGTCGAGGCATCCGGCGTCCGCCCCGTCGTGGCGGACCTGCCCGCCGGGGTCGAGGCCGCGCGTCGCGGCGACCTCGTGACGCTGATCAACCACGGCGATGAGACCGTCGAGGTCTCGATGTCGGGAACGGATGCCGAGTCCGGCGCTGTCGTCGACCGCGTGGTCCTCGCTCCCCAGGGCGTCGCCTTCGTCCTCGCCCCCGCCCCGCGCGCCCCGCCGCCGCGCCCCCGCCCGCCGCCGCGCCCCCGCCCGCCGCCGCACACCCGCCCGCCGCCGCACACCCGCCCGCCGCCGCGCCCCCTCCCGCCGCCGCACACCCCGCCCCCGTCGACGCCTCGACCCCCGCCGCGCGTCCCTCTCCCTCCGCCTCCGCGCCCGTCGTCGACCGCTCCGCAGTCACTTTTCGTAGCGAACGCGCTCCGCACCCGCAGAACCTGA